DNA sequence from the Nitrospirota bacterium genome:
TCGTCTCGTTCATGGGAGCGCTCGTTATCGCCTTTGCCCTCGGTTATACGCAGCAGAAGAGGGACCATATCGTCGTCGATATCCTCTCGGGTAAATTCCCCCGACCGCTGAAACGCCTTCTCGACAGCGTTTACTATCTCGTTACCGCGGCGCTCTTCGGGGTGGTCTCCCGGCAGATCTATCTCTGGGGAATGAAGATAAAAGAGTCGGGCGAGCTCTCGGAGACGCTCAAGATCGTCTACTATCCCTT
Encoded proteins:
- a CDS encoding TRAP transporter small permease; the protein is MIDRLEKFNSLLNRLLVVLGGAALLGMTLLATGNILLRIFNIPYRGTYEVVSFMGALVIAFALGYTQQKRDHIVVDILSGKFPRPLKRLLDSVYYLVTAALFGVVSRQIYLWGMKIKESGELSETLKIVYYPFVFCVAAGFAILALTLVIQLLKSLAAGEERR